From Lepus europaeus isolate LE1 chromosome 3, mLepTim1.pri, whole genome shotgun sequence, a single genomic window includes:
- the ZUP1 gene encoding zinc finger-containing ubiquitin peptidase 1 isoform X1, with amino-acid sequence MLSCDICGETVSSEPDMKTHLLIVHMENEVICPFCKLSGVNYDEMCFHIETAHFEHSTQERNFERINTVPYRSSDNKKDNTLQGRIEVNSSHSACASNHPKKSAQNLPEDGALKHDLYSENLTESRKFMKGREKQPRITEIKGSIYETTYSLPECPFCGKIEDHSQDMETHVKTNHADLLDTPLEECDRPLYDCPMCGLICTDYRILQEHVDLHLEESSFQQGMDRVQCSNDLQLAHQLQQEEDRRRRSEESRQEVEEFQKLQKQYGLDNSGGYKEQQLRNMEIEVNRGRIHPSEFHRRKADMMESLAVGVDDGKTKTCGIMEALQRYYQNAATEVRHVWLSTMVDHFHSSLGDKGWGCGYRNFQMLLSSLLQNDAYDDCLKGMSVPCIPKIQSMIEDAWKEGFDPQGASQLNNKLQGTKAWIGACEIYTLLTSLRVKCRIIDFHKSTGPLGTHPRLFEWILNYYSSEREGSQKVVCTCKPPIYLQHQGHSRIVVGIEERKNRTLCLLIFDPACPSREMQKLLKQDIEASSFKQLRKCVGNLKHKQYQIVAVEGTLSPEEKAARRQASQVFTAEKIP; translated from the exons ATGCTTTCTTGTGATATTTGTGGTGAAACAGTAAGCTCGGAGCCAGACATGAAGACTCATCTCCTGATTGTTcacatggaaaatgaagttaTATGTCCATTCTGCAAGTTGTCTGGTGTGAATTATGATGAAATGTGCTTTCATATTGAAACTGCTCATTTTGAACATAGCACACAAGAAAGAAACTTTGAGAGAATAAATACAGTACCTTATAGAAGTTCAGATAACAAGAAGGACAACACCTTGCAGGGTAGAATAGAAGTTAATTCAAGTCATTCAGCTTGTGCATCTAATCATCcaaaaaaatcagctcaaaacCTGCCTGAGGATGGTGCCTTAAAACATGACTTGTATTCAGAGAACTTAACTGAGTCAAGAAAATTCATGAAAGGTAGAGAAAAACAGCCTCGcataacagaaataaaaggatCAATTTATGAAACCACATATAGTCTTCCTGAATGTCCATTCTGTGGAAAAATAGAGGATCATAGTCAAGATATGGAAACTCATGTGAAAACCAACCATGCTGATCTTTTGGATACTCCCTTAGAAG AATGTGATCGACCACTCTACGACTGTCCTATGTGTGGGCTCATCTGTACAGATTACCGTATTCTGCAGGAGCATGTTGACTTGCATTTAGAAGAAAGCAGTTTTCAACAAG GCATGGACAGAGTCCAGTGTTCCAATGATTTACAATTGGCTCACCAACTTCAACAAGAAGAAGACAGAAGGAGAAGATCTGAAGAATCAAGACAAGAAGTGGAAGAATTTCAGAAGCTACAG AAACAGTATGGTTTAGATAATTCTGGGGGATACAAAGAACAGCAACTACGAAATATGGAGATAGAAGTAAACAGGGGAAGGATACATCCATCTGAATTTCATAGGAGAAAAGCTGATATGATGGAATCATTGGCTGTTGGTGTTGatgatggaaaaacaaaaacttgtg GAATTATGGAAGCACTTCAGAGATATTATCAGAACGCTGCCACAGAAGTGAGGCATGTGTGGCTTTCTACAATGGTGGATCACTTTCATTCATCTTTGGGCGACAAAGGCTGGGGTTGTGGTTACAGAAATTTCCAAATGCTACTTTCATCATTATTACAAAATGATGCTTACGATGACTGCTTGAAAG GTATGTCAGTTCCTTGTATCCCCAAAATTCAGTCCATGATTGAAGATGCCTGGAAGGAAGGTTTTGATCCTCAGGGGGCTTCTCAACTTAACAACAAGTTACAGGGAACAAAAGCCTGGATTGGAGCATGTGAAATTTATACACTCCTCACCTCCCTTAGGGTAAA GTGCCGTATTATTGATTTTCACAAGTCAACTGGTCCTTTAGGCACACACCCTCGCTTATTTGAGTGGATATTGAATTATTATTCTTCAGAGAGGGAAGGGAGTCAAAAGGTAGTGTGTACATGTAAACCTCCTATCTATCTTCAGCACCAAG GTCACAGTCGTATAGTTGTTGGAATCGAAGAGAGAAAAAACCGTACATTATGTTTACTAATATTTGATCCTGCATGTCCTTCTCGAGAAATGCAGAAACTATTAAAGCAAGACATAGAAGCTAGCAGTTTCAAGCAACTTCGGAAATGTGTGGGAAATTTAAAACATAAGCAATACCAGATCGTGGCAGTAGAGGGCACTCTTTCTCCAGAAGAGAAAGCT
- the ZUP1 gene encoding zinc finger-containing ubiquitin peptidase 1 isoform X2, translating to MLSCDICGETVSSEPDMKTHLLIVHMENEVICPFCKLSGVNYDEMCFHIETAHFEHSTQERNFERINTVPYRSSDNKKDNTLQGRIEVNSSHSACASNHPKKSAQNLPEDGALKHDLYSENLTESRKFMKGREKQPRITEIKGSIYETTYSLPECPFCGKIEDHSQDMETHVKTNHADLLDTPLEECDRPLYDCPMCGLICTDYRILQEHVDLHLEESSFQQGMDRVQCSNDLQLAHQLQQEEDRRRRSEESRQEVEEFQKLQKQYGLDNSGGYKEQQLRNMEIEVNRGRIHPSEFHRRKADMMESLAVGVDDGKTKTCGIMEALQRYYQNAATEVRHVWLSTMVDHFHSSLGDKGWGCGYRNFQMLLSSLLQNDAYDDCLKGMSVPCIPKIQSMIEDAWKEGFDPQGASQLNNKLQGTKAWIGACEIYTLLTSLRVKCRIIDFHKSTGPLGTHPRLFEWILNYYSSEREGSQKVVCTCKPPIYLQHQEMQKLLKQDIEASSFKQLRKCVGNLKHKQYQIVAVEGTLSPEEKAARRQASQVFTAEKIP from the exons ATGCTTTCTTGTGATATTTGTGGTGAAACAGTAAGCTCGGAGCCAGACATGAAGACTCATCTCCTGATTGTTcacatggaaaatgaagttaTATGTCCATTCTGCAAGTTGTCTGGTGTGAATTATGATGAAATGTGCTTTCATATTGAAACTGCTCATTTTGAACATAGCACACAAGAAAGAAACTTTGAGAGAATAAATACAGTACCTTATAGAAGTTCAGATAACAAGAAGGACAACACCTTGCAGGGTAGAATAGAAGTTAATTCAAGTCATTCAGCTTGTGCATCTAATCATCcaaaaaaatcagctcaaaacCTGCCTGAGGATGGTGCCTTAAAACATGACTTGTATTCAGAGAACTTAACTGAGTCAAGAAAATTCATGAAAGGTAGAGAAAAACAGCCTCGcataacagaaataaaaggatCAATTTATGAAACCACATATAGTCTTCCTGAATGTCCATTCTGTGGAAAAATAGAGGATCATAGTCAAGATATGGAAACTCATGTGAAAACCAACCATGCTGATCTTTTGGATACTCCCTTAGAAG AATGTGATCGACCACTCTACGACTGTCCTATGTGTGGGCTCATCTGTACAGATTACCGTATTCTGCAGGAGCATGTTGACTTGCATTTAGAAGAAAGCAGTTTTCAACAAG GCATGGACAGAGTCCAGTGTTCCAATGATTTACAATTGGCTCACCAACTTCAACAAGAAGAAGACAGAAGGAGAAGATCTGAAGAATCAAGACAAGAAGTGGAAGAATTTCAGAAGCTACAG AAACAGTATGGTTTAGATAATTCTGGGGGATACAAAGAACAGCAACTACGAAATATGGAGATAGAAGTAAACAGGGGAAGGATACATCCATCTGAATTTCATAGGAGAAAAGCTGATATGATGGAATCATTGGCTGTTGGTGTTGatgatggaaaaacaaaaacttgtg GAATTATGGAAGCACTTCAGAGATATTATCAGAACGCTGCCACAGAAGTGAGGCATGTGTGGCTTTCTACAATGGTGGATCACTTTCATTCATCTTTGGGCGACAAAGGCTGGGGTTGTGGTTACAGAAATTTCCAAATGCTACTTTCATCATTATTACAAAATGATGCTTACGATGACTGCTTGAAAG GTATGTCAGTTCCTTGTATCCCCAAAATTCAGTCCATGATTGAAGATGCCTGGAAGGAAGGTTTTGATCCTCAGGGGGCTTCTCAACTTAACAACAAGTTACAGGGAACAAAAGCCTGGATTGGAGCATGTGAAATTTATACACTCCTCACCTCCCTTAGGGTAAA GTGCCGTATTATTGATTTTCACAAGTCAACTGGTCCTTTAGGCACACACCCTCGCTTATTTGAGTGGATATTGAATTATTATTCTTCAGAGAGGGAAGGGAGTCAAAAGGTAGTGTGTACATGTAAACCTCCTATCTATCTTCAGCACCAAG AAATGCAGAAACTATTAAAGCAAGACATAGAAGCTAGCAGTTTCAAGCAACTTCGGAAATGTGTGGGAAATTTAAAACATAAGCAATACCAGATCGTGGCAGTAGAGGGCACTCTTTCTCCAGAAGAGAAAGCT